TGATAATAATCATACCCCTTCCGGAATCATAGGCTTGGTAGGACGCGTTACCTATGATTATGCCAACCGCTATATGGCAGAATTCAATATGGGATACAACGGAACCGAACAATTTGCAGAAGGGAGCCGTTTCGGTTTCTTCCCGGCTTTTTCGATAGGATGGGTCCCGACACATGAAGCTTTTTTTCCTAAAAATAAATGGATAACCTTCCTAAAAATCAGAGGTTCTTACGGACTTGTGGGAAACGACCTGTTAGGGACAACCGGAAGAAGATATTTATATTTACCTAATACATATAATATAAATCAAGGAGGATATTGGCTGGGAAATTCTGACGGGACATCTGCGAATCCTTATTATCCGGGTATCACGGAAGGGGCCATAGGCAACCCTAATATTACGTGGGAAAAAGCACAAAAAGCAGATATAGGCTTCGAATCTTCTTTTTTAAATGACCGGCTCTCTTTTACTTTCGATTGGTTTCATGAAAAACGGAATAACATCCTTACTACATTAGGCATTATTCCTAATATTTATGGAGTTCCCGATTATGCAGTTCCTCCCGCTAATGTAGGAGAAACAAAAAATCAAGGATACGAAATCGTGTTGGGTTGGAACGATAAAATCGGAGAAGTAAGTTATTTCCTGGAAGGACATTTGAGCTACGCTAAAAATAAAATCATTTATAAAGCGGAAGCTCCGAATCCTTACGATTGGATGAATGCAACCGGTAAAAGCATCGGACAAAGGTTCGGATTAGTCAGCGACGGATTTTTTAATACACAGCAAGAATTAAGCAACCGTCCTTACAATACCTTTACCAGCAATAAGGCGACTTTAGGAGATATCCGCTATAAAGATTTAAACGGAGACGGTCTTATCGATAATAAAGATATTGCTCCTATCGGATATCCTAATCATGCTCAATATCAATATGGTATAAAATTGGGCTTTAATTATAAAGGATTCGATTTAAGCGTATTGTTCAACGGTACGGCTAATGGCTCATTCTATTTACCGGAAGGATTCACCATTCCTTATTTTCTAAGTGGAGGAAACGCTTGGAAATGGATGTACGACGGAAGATGGACATCTGAAAAAGCAGCAACCGGAAAAAAGATTACCTATCCGCGAGCCACTTATAATCAGACCTATTCAGATAATAATTTCTTAGTAAGTGATTTTTGGATTATTTCCAATAACTTTTTCCGGCTAAAGAATGTGGAAATAGGCTATACCTTTCCTACGCAAGGACATTTTTTGCAAATGCTAAAAATAAATTCCCTTCGGATTTATGCCAATGGAAATAATCTCTTCACGTTTAAAAACGATTTAACGGATATAGGAATTGATCCGGAGACACCGGACGGAAGCAGAAATAAATACATATTTCCTCTCATCAGTACGTTCAATATGGGTTTAAAAGTACAATTTTAAAAGCTAATCCAATGAAAAATAACATATTATTACTCATAATCTCCCTCTTAGCAGTGTCATTAAATGCATGCCAAGATATGTTTCTCGAAAAACCGGAAACATCCGGGACTGTAGACATTAACCAAGTATATTCTTCTACCAAAAATGCCGAAGCAGCCTTGTTCAGTTGTTACAGAGGTGTACTTATCCACGGTTGGCCCGGTGGTTGGGGAGGCTGGCATGGTAATCTAGGATCTTTATGTGGCGAACGATGCCGGGGAAACAATTGGCATGCCACTTATGCAATTGTCGAATCAGGTTTAAGGCCAACCGAGATTTCCGGTTCACCGGCAGGAGCTGACGACTATCCGGCAACCTGGTCAAATATACGTGCTTGCTTCTTAGTAAAAGAAAATATTGATCATGTTCCCGACATGGATGACCAGATGAAAGAATATATAAAAGCAGAATGTACCGCTTTAATCGCTTATCGTTATATGGGGATGTTTTACCGATACGGGGGAGTACCGATTGTAAGAAAAGCTTTTCTTCCGGATGAAGACCTAGCTATTCCGCGTTCCACCCTTCAAGAAACATTCGATTATATTCTGGAATTATGTGACGAAGCTTATAATGGATTACCCGACACATGGCCGGCAAAATATCAAGGACGAATGACAAAAGGAGTTGCTCTAGCAATAAAAGCCCGAACTCTCATGTTCGCTGCAAGACCTCTGTTTAATTCTTCCACTCCTTATTTGGATTTCGGAGAAAACAACAACAGAATCTGTTTTGGTAGTGAAGATCCAAGCCGATGGCAAAAAGCAATTGCGGCAAATGAATCGGTTTTAACATGGGCCCATGCAAACGGCTATAAATTGATTAATACAGGCGGATCAGGTACAGGAAAACCTAACCCGAATGCTCTGGATGATTACGGAAGAGCCACTTCTGTTCCTGCGAACGAAGAGGTACTGTTAGCATACAAATCAGATGAGCCGGAAACCAACCTGGTTGTTTTTTATAATGCTTCCGAGTATAATCGAAAAAACGGATGGGAAACAGATAATGTAGGTTTATTGACTAATTTCCTGGAAAACTATTACAACAAACAAGGAGAAAATCCGGTCTGGCCTAAAGTCGGAGATCCGGCTCCTCTTCCCGCTTCCCATTGGTTTAAAAATATCGAAAGTATGGAGGCCCGGTTTAGACTCGACTATATGGTTCCGGGAGTAAATTCATTAAACAATCCGGGTGACCACATGTGGTCGGTCGATGGCGGATGGTTAAGATGGTTAAGTAATTACGCTTGGAATTCCGACAATTTCCCGAATGCAAACAGCGAAGGAAAAGGATGTGGCAGCCCGGCTAAGTTTTTTTATAAAGCCGGTAGCCGTCCGTGGTTTGAACCCCCTTTATTCCGCGTGGCAGAAACTTACTTGAACCTTGCAGAGGCATATAATGAAACCGGAAATCCCAACAAAGCTTTAGAATACCTGAACGCAGTACATAATAGAGCGGGCTTGCCTTCTATTCAGGAAACAGACAAAGAAAAGCTCCGCAGAGTTATCTGGAGAGAAAAAGCGATTGAATTTGTCGGTGAAAATCATCGTTATTTTGATGTAAAACACTGGAAACATCCGGATATA
The genomic region above belongs to Parabacteroides pacaensis and contains:
- a CDS encoding RagB/SusD family nutrient uptake outer membrane protein, which encodes MKNNILLLIISLLAVSLNACQDMFLEKPETSGTVDINQVYSSTKNAEAALFSCYRGVLIHGWPGGWGGWHGNLGSLCGERCRGNNWHATYAIVESGLRPTEISGSPAGADDYPATWSNIRACFLVKENIDHVPDMDDQMKEYIKAECTALIAYRYMGMFYRYGGVPIVRKAFLPDEDLAIPRSTLQETFDYILELCDEAYNGLPDTWPAKYQGRMTKGVALAIKARTLMFAARPLFNSSTPYLDFGENNNRICFGSEDPSRWQKAIAANESVLTWAHANGYKLINTGGSGTGKPNPNALDDYGRATSVPANEEVLLAYKSDEPETNLVVFYNASEYNRKNGWETDNVGLLTNFLENYYNKQGENPVWPKVGDPAPLPASHWFKNIESMEARFRLDYMVPGVNSLNNPGDHMWSVDGGWLRWLSNYAWNSDNFPNANSEGKGCGSPAKFFYKAGSRPWFEPPLFRVAETYLNLAEAYNETGNPNKALEYLNAVHNRAGLPSIQETDKEKLRRVIWREKAIEFVGENHRYFDVKHWKHPDIANGIIGGQFREFQFQVTGSNPNLPSSLVEYWDAKTNIGYWHPKMYLEPFPQIEVNKGIIAQNPGY